The region AGACCGCAACAGGTTCCGTATCAGCAAATACCAGCGCTCGTGATGCTAAAGAATGCGGACAAATAGGCACCAGTTGCATCACCGGGACAGTGGGAGTAATTACTGGTCCCCCTGCTGATAACGAATAGGCCGTAGAGCCAGTAGGTGTGGAAATAATTACCCCATCGGCAGCAATATCAACTGGGGCATGGCGACCAATTTCCACTTCAAAGTGGCACATACTGGTCAATGGTTCCCGGTGAATTACCACTTCATTCAAACAGAGCGCTTCCCAGAGTAGCCAATCATCTCGAAAAAGCTGGACTGAGAGCATTGCCCGCTCTTCAATGTCATAGGTTTCGGACAAAACCACCTCAAGCGCCTGAGGCAGATGATTCAAGTAGGTTTCCGTTAGAAACCCCATGTGCCCCGTATTGACTGCTAAAAGTGGAATGTTATGAGGAGCAAGTTGACGACAGGCAGATAACACTGTGCCATCACCACCCAGCACGATCGTAAATGCCATATCAGCATCAAAGCCAGGAGGATTCAAGCGATCAATGGGTGTATGGCACACAGGGCTATGAGGGCTGGAGTAGCCCAAAATGCCACCCACGCCCGTCGCCATAAAAACTTCCATGCTGCTAGCCGTTAGCTTGTCTTTAATTTCGTGGGCAATACGACAAGCAACGGGTTTGGTATCGTTGTAAATAATGCCAGCTTTAGGCACGTCAAGCGTTAGATTGAACGGCAGGTTAATCAAGTATTAGGGACTATACCATTCCAAGCGGTTCCAATGAGCGATCGCTCGAATTGGTTTTTGCCCCTATCCAGTTTGCGCTATCAGAGGGTAACTAAAATCGGGGATAGCGCTTCTTCTCGGATTTTTTCTTTTTCTGCTTCTCATAATCCAATTCGCGTAGTTTTTTCATAATTCGCTCAAAGTATTCTTGCAGGTACGCTTCCAGAGTTGTCATATCCTTTGGGTCAAGCCCAAACACTGGATATACCTCATCCATTGAGGCGGTCAGGGGCTTTCCCGTAGTCACCACTTCAGCAAATGCTAGACGGTCTGAGATATTCCACGTCCATTGGAAAAACTGAGTCACATTCCGAGCAAACCGCAGCAATCCAACTGGCACACGGGTAATTCTGGCTTCTCGCCCTGAAAATTTTTCACACAGTTGGATAATTTCATCTGCACTCCAGGCACGAGACCCAGCCACTGGAAAAGTTTTGCGTTCCGTTGCAGGCAATTTCAAACTTTGAACTGCAAATTTAGCAATGTCTTGTGTATCCATGTAAGCGATCGGCGAAGTATTTCCCATCACCCAAATCGCCTGATTTTCCAGGATAGGAATGGCATATTGCCCAATCAACCCTTGTAAGAAGCCGCAGGGGCGCAGAATGGTGTAATTCAACCCAGATTCTGCCAGATATAACTCCACACAGCGCTTGATTTCCATCAAAGGCACATGCGGATATTTTTCAGCATCCATCAAAGAAAAGAAAATGAACCGTTCAACCCCAGCCGCTTTGGTCGCTTGAATCAAATTGACATTTCCTTGCCAATCGACCTGCTTAACACTGAGAGAATCTGTTGCACGAGCAGTGGCAGCATCAATCACCGCCGCCACCCCTTCCAGGGCAGAGGGCAATGTTTCAGGTTGGCATAAATCCCCTGAAACCAACTCTGCCCCCCACTCTTTCAAAAATCCTGCCTTTCTCTGGCTTCGTACCAAGCAGCGAACCTCGTATCCCTCATCCAGAGCACGACGAGCAATTTGCCTTCCTAAAGTGCCGGTAGCACCAACCAAAAGAATTTTCATGAGGGATTGAGTAGCGAAATTTTAACTTTTTATAAGAGTCTATCAGAATTGCCGATCGCTTCCGGGCATCGCTGGACAGAATTTTTCATAAAAGCACCTGAATAGGCTGAAACAACGCTAGGCTGGAAGGAGTTATAACTACAAAAGCGATCGACTACTGCACCCCCAAGTGCTTATACTACCTATGCCAAAAGTTAAGACTGTGCCTGCTGAAATCTCCGCCAGTCAAAATGTTGACCAGGAGAATGCGCTCAACTGTACCATTCAGCATCCAGTTGACTTGAGCCATGTCCGTCAGCTTCATAAAGCAATTCTGAGTGAGGAAAAATCTCAGCGCATGGCGGAGTTCTTTAGCTTATTAGGCGATCCTAACCGCTTAAGAATTCTGTCCGCCCTGGCTGTAAATGAGTTGTGCGTTTGTGACTTAGCGGCGGCTGTCAAAATGAGCGAATCAGCAGTATCGCATCAACTTCGTACCTTGCGCTCTATGCGTCTGGTGGGCTACCGTCGGCAAGGGCGAAATGTTTTTTATTACCTCAAAGATAGTCACGTCCTTAATCTTTATCGAGAGGTTGCGGAACACCTGGATGAGCCAGAGGATTTATAAAACTTTATTAGAATAATTTTCGATTTAAGATAAAGAAATCTGGGCGGCAGGGTGGGGTTCCAGACTACTGAACCTAGGATGAGTGAATAGTTTGTGTGAGGTAGAGACGTTTCATAAAACGCCTCTACTAGGTACTATTTACACGGTTAGAGTGTATCCTACTTGCCCGGGTTATTCTTCGCCGCCCTGCAACTTGAGCATCAGAAACCCTAATGCCATTCCAACTAGTACCAACGTAAACGCCAGAAATGCGGTTGTAAAAATTTCTCCCATGGTCTGCTCCTTAATGCGATCGCGCCCTTTAGCGCCTTTGTAAGTAGAAGGGTCGTCATCAAACTCGTCACCTGAATAGTTAAAGCACTACTGTAGTTTCTGAGTCTGCATAAAGAATTCTAAACCAGATTGATTCCACTTCCGGCATTCTGAGGAATGCTAATACCAGGATGCAGGCTCATCTTGTTTGTCCTTCAGATTTAAGATTACAAACACGCTTGATATGAACCGTCCACATCTTGCAATCACATTTGGTGATCCGGCAGGGATCGGCTGCGAAGTTATCCTCAAAGCATTAGTAGACCCCGCGATCGCCCAAGCTTGTGACATCACCCTTGTGGGAAGCGAGTATCTGTTGGAAAAGACTTACCACCAACTCGTCCGTGAAACGGATGCTCCACTGGCACATCCAAGTCAACTGTCTGTGTTGGATGTAGGGCTGGATGAGCAAACAGAAACCCAGATTGTTTTAGGAATAGAAAATTCGGTAAGTGGAGCCGCGAGCTTTGAGTATCTAGAAACCGCGATCGCACATACGCTCGTGGGAGATTTTCAGGGAATTGTTACAGGTCCGATTTCGAAAGCTGCCTGGAAAGCCGCTGGGTATGACTACCCTGGCCAAACTGAACTGTTGGCAGAACGGTCAAATGCTCAGCGAGTTGGGATGTTGTTTGTAGCGCGATCGCCCTATACCGGATGGATGCTCCGAACACTGCTAGCAACCACTCACATTCCCCTTTGTGATGTTCCCAATCAACTCACACCAGCCCTCATGACCCAAAAGCTGGAGCTTTTAGTAGAGTGTCTGATTCAGGATTTTGGTGTCACCACACCTCGAATTGCGATCGCAGGGCTAAATCCTCATAGTGGTGAACAAGGCAAACTAGGCACCGAAGAACAGCGCTGGCTGATTCCCTGGATTAAGCAAATGCGCGATCGCTTATCACATGTTCAACTTGAGGGTCCCATTCCTCCCGATACAATGTGGTTGAAACCAGGGCAAGCCTGGTTTGGCAATCTGAACTCCGAGACTCCCGCTGCAATCGCAAATCTTAAGTTTCCCCAATCAAATGCTGCCGATGCCTATCTCGCTCTCTATCATGACCAGGGATTGATACCCATTAAGCTTATGGCGTTTGATCGAGCTGTTAACACCTCCATCGGGTTGCCCTTCATTCGAACTTCGCCGGATCATGGAACCGCCTTCGATATTGCTGGGAAGGGGATTGCCAATGCAACTAGTATGAAAGCAGCCATCCAACTGGCAATTGAGTTATGCGATCGCAAACACAAGGTCTTAATGTCATCCATGCATTAATTTCCCCGACAACTTCTCGTACACATCATTTCAAGCAAATACAACGATGAGTTTGCATTCATGCCTCTCTCATTCACCTTAATCAGTAGCTAACACAACCTTAAAGAAAGGCTGATCTAAAAAGGACCAAAGCTTAATCTCAGACTCGTCAAGGTTTAGTGACTTTCGTAAAGGTTCTTAATATAATCAAAAGGTGTTTAGCGTGAAAATACGAAAAGATCAGTATATGGGATTACATATTTACTGACTGATCCACTCTGAGAACATGTTCTAACTTTTCCTTGTCTCTCCTTTCCCTGTGCAGTGTCCAAAATTGACCTGTTTGGCGTTATTTCTACTCGCTACACATTTACTCGCTAGGAAGCTAAAAGGGTGATTATGCTTCAATCCATGCAATATTCTCTGGATCTCATCCAGGATGAGGCTCGTCAATTAGTTCAAAAAGGGCTGGTCAGCCGCCAGCAGCCGATTTATATCTTGTGCCAGTTCATTCCTGCACGGGAGTGGGCATCTATTGAATGCGAACTAGAACGGTGTGACTTCCTGCTAAGAGATCGAATTGGAGATCTCATGGGGCGGGAAGACTGGGACAACGACTAGTCAGAGCGTCGATACTTAATTAGTCAGGCTTTAAACAGCAACAGTTTCATCTGTTTTCACTTTTGAATAAAAATGAACGCTCTGGGTGGGAGCCAGAATTGGAATCATGAACTGTCCAATTCCTGGCTCCTAAGTTTTCTTCTATTCAACACCTGCCTCTACTGTTCGGGATTTCTCATTTTTTCTAGCTCTGCCCGAATGGCTGCAATCTGGGCAGTGAGTTCCTGCAATTCCACTTGCACATCAGGAGATGTAGTAAGAGGTGTTGTGACTGTTGCAGTTGACCCGCTGGATGGACTTGATGCAGAGGATGTCCGCTGGTGCAGAAGATTGTTAACAAAGTTACGAGCTTCTTGCTCAGTTGATTCACCTTTCATCTCCCATTCTTCAGAGAGCTTGCTCCATTCCTGTCTGAGTTTAGTCAGGTTTTCTTCCCGTTTTGCAGGATCTTGTAAAACCTCAATCAATGAGGCAGTTGCTCCAAGCGTAACTCGAACACTACTTTGTAGTAATTGCACTAAAGAATCGGAGTTCATTGTTCTATAGCCTCCTCTAATGCCAAACAGTTAGATACATGGGTTGGATAGTACTAGGGCTATGTCTAGCCAGTTGCCTCGATTCTACTGCAACCGTCTTACTTGCCTCATTCGATGCATTACCCAACTTGCTCAAGGTATTGATTGACATCTTCTACGATGCGGCTAAGTTCGGCTTCTGTACTTAAGCGAATGCGATCGTCCCTTAGTGTAATCAACGCTTTTGCAGCAAACGGGGATGGCCAAATATTAGGGTTACAAAAAATTTCGAGAAATACTTCACCTACATATTGATACTCCATTGGCGTTTTGGGAGTTTTTTGGGATGATGTTTCAGTTTTGGTGACGGTGGCTTTCAAGCTTTCCATTAATTGAGCGAGCGATGCCTGCAACTCTTTAGCAGCTTCGGGGGAGAATTGAAAGGAAACCGAGCCTTCTCCTAGATTTAAGGTGAGGTGAGGAGTGGACATGCTCCAACTTATCCTGAGATGAGTATTTCCATGCTACAGGGTGACGGGGACGGGGCGATCGCGCCTGTAATTTTCGTTGACATGTAGTGTACGCTGTAGGAGCAGTTAGGAACTCTGCAATGACTAAGACTGTACTGGCTGACAATCGGGGGGTGGTCAATCGGGTACTAACCATCACGTTGGGACTTAACCTGGTGGTGATGGGACTGAAAGTTATCGTTGGATTGGCGACAGGCTCCCTCAGTTTGCTGGCAGATGCCCTCCATAGCGTGACCGATAGCGCCAATAATGTGTTAGGCATTTTTGCCAGTCGGCTATCATCGCCAGCACCAGATCGCGATCATCCTTACGGTCACCAAAAATATGAAGCAGTGGGAGCACTAGGTATTGCGGCATTTCTGGGGATAGCTTTTTTTGAGATTGTGCAATCTGCTATTTCGCGGATTGTGAACCCAGCAGCAACAGGAGTTGAGGTTTCGGCAACTGAGTTGTGGATTTTGTTGATCGTGCTGGGGATTAATATTTTTGTGGCATTTTATGAGCGACGGGTGGGCTATCGAGTGGGCAGCCCTATCCTGATCGCAGATGCTCAACACACGATGAGTGATATTTGGGTCACGATCAGCGTACTAGGTGGGCTAATTGGTATCTGGCTTTGGGATTTTCAGTGGTTGGATGTGGTGCTTGCGTTTCCTGTTGCGATTCTGGTGTTTTGGAGTGGATGGTCAGTGTTGAGAGCAAACTTGCCCTGGTTGGTGGATGAAATGGCGATCGCGCCGGAATCCATCCATTCCCTGGTGATGCAGGTTCCTGGCGTAACTAACTGCCACAGCATTGCCTCACGCGGAGTCGTGGGACGCCAGACTTTCATTGAAATGCATTTAATTGTGGATGCCGCTGATGTAGAAGTGGCGCATCGCATTACAGAAGACGTAGAAGCCCGATTAGAAGAGCAATATGGACCTGTACGGGTGACGATTCATGTAGAGCCACCGGCCTACCATTCTAACCAGATTAGCTATGAGGCAGAGAGAGACTCATCAACTACTGAAAATCAAGGGTGACCAAGTAGGGAGCAAACCAGCATGATGCAATTTGTAGTGGAACCTGCGATCGCCACCATTATTGAGAAAATGTCAGAACGAGTTCGGTGGCGTCATCAGTCCATTCTGCAACGCGGCATCGACCAAACTCGCCTCGTTTTAGAGGACGGCAAAGCGGATGACCCCACTTTTTCGTTTCTTGTGATTGGCGATAGTGGCTCTGGTTACCATCGTGGACATAATCCCCAACGTCAGATTGCTGAGCAAATGCTTTCTCACCGGGATGGTTGTCGCTTTGTGCTGCATACTGGCGATGTTATTTACCTGGTTGGTTCGAGAGAGTATTATCCAAAGAACTTCATTGGACCGTATCGAGAGTTTTTAGTAAACGGGGAAAATCTTCGCCATGTTTCCTACGATCGCATGGTGTTTAATTTCCCCTTCTTCCTGGTTCCTGGGAACCATGATTACTACGACCTGCCGCTGATTTATGGATTAGCGGTTCAGGCAATGCTGCCTTTTCGGTGTTTGTTACGCAACCAGCTCGATTTTGATATAGGTCTGTATGGCTCAGAACAGGGGAACGCATACGCCAAAGCCTTTTTAGACTACCTTCAATGCCTCAATCAACCAGAACTTGAGCAACATCTTGATCGCCATTACACTGCTCAAACATCCACCGGGCGATGCATCTGCTACCAACCTGGAACCTTCACCCGACTCCCCAACCGCTACTACACCTTTCGGACAGGCGGGATTGATTTCTTCGCATTAGACTCCAACACTTTCAACGCTCCGATTCCTCTACCTGAAACGCCGGAAGGAGAAAACTTTCGGATGGAACTCAGGCAACAACGCGCCAAGCTGGAAAAAGAACAACGAGAGATTTTCATTGAAACATCCCGGTTGAACCCTGCAATCCCGGATGAAGCAGAACAATTAGATGACTTCCACGCCAAGCAAGAACAATTAAATGAAATCATTCGTGACATTGATAAGCATCTGGCAGCAAATGAAACAACAACAACAGATATTGCACAGTTGGAATGGTTGCAAAATCAATTGATTGAGTCCTGGCAAACTGCAGCAGTCCGAGGACGAGTACTATTTTTTCATCATCCACCTTATGTCACGGAAGCTACCAAATGGCATCAAGCCCAAACAATAGCAGTGCGATCGCAACTGCGACGAGTCTTGGATGCCGTAGCAGAGACAGTCGGTGATTTAACTCAGGGTCGTCCGATCGTCGATCTGGTGCTTAATGGCCATGCCCACTGCCTGGAATATTTGCGTACCGGGGACACGGGACATGGAGATGCCTTCACGAATTGGATTGTGTGTGGTGGTAGCGGCTTTAGTTTACGCCGCCAGCGCCTAGAGGGACCCGATTTAACAGAACTGGATGGTAACCAGGAACGATTAGTGGCAAAGTCTGAATTGTTCCTGGGTCGCTCCGGGCATGGAACTCAAAAGCGCCGCCCCTATTCTGGCATCCGCATTGATGTAAAAGACGGTCGCCCACCTAAGTTTGTGGTACGACCGTTTGTCTCAGAATGGTTTCAACGCAAGTGGGAAACCTATGAGATTGAACCTTTCGTGATCTAAGTCCCGTCCGGCTCAAGACTCAAAGTTTTCTCCTCAAGTGGGGGTTATCGCATTTGTTGTTCCAGTTCTAGCAGGCGCTGAATGCGGGCTTCTGTGGAAGGATGGGTGGCAAACAGATTGGCAAAGGCTTGCCCAGTTAGGGGTTCAATAATCAGCAGGGGCGAGAACGCAGGATTGCTGTTCATCGGAATTTGGCGAGCACCCATCTCCAGTCGTTGCAGAGCATTTGCCAGAGCACGAGGATTACGAGTCAGTTCTGCAGAACCCGCATCAGCAGCGAATTCACGGGTGCGGGAAATTGCCATTTGCACAATTGTGGCTGCGATCGGAGCCAGGATTGTTAGCATCAAGAGGGCAATTGGATTGGGGCGATCTTCATCGTTAGAAAAAGCACCGAACCACATGGCCATTTGTGCCAGGTAAGAAATGGCTCCGCCAATGGTGGCAGCAACTGCTTGGGTGAGTGTGTCGCGATTCATAATATGGCTCAGTTCATGAGCAATCACCGCTTCCAACTCATCCGCAGGCATCAGTTGCAAAATTCCCTCAGTAACAGCGACTGCGGCATGTTGTGGACTGCGACCTGTGGCAAAGGCGTTGACTGCTGGAGTCGGAATCACGTATACAGCTGGAGTTGGAATGCCTGCTCGCTGACTGAGATTTTCCACCATTTTATAAAGCTCAGGTGCTTGAGCAGGGCTAACGGGTTGAGCACCATAAGCTGCTAGAGCGATTTTGTCTGAGAAGAACCAGGAACCCAAGTTCATCACGGCTGCCATGATCAAGCCCATAAACATTCCGGTTTGACCACCCATCACGCCGCCAATCCAAACCAATAGTCCGGTTAGTAGTGCCAGTAAGGCAACGGTCTTGATTTGATTCATCGTCTTCTCCTTGTCGCCAGTTGGGATATCGTTGCCAATTGGCTTTCATATTTCTTTCATTATTATGCGATCGCCTCTTCCTGATCTGAAATCAGGAAAACTCTACCGAACCAGTACGGTTTTAAGAATTTTGCAAAGTCAAAGGAATTAGCATCAGCGGGAGTGTTATCAACTGACGGTTGTCCATACTGAGAGGGCGGAATGTCGTTTCGTTA is a window of Leptolyngbyaceae cyanobacterium JSC-12 DNA encoding:
- a CDS encoding cation diffusion facilitator family transporter (IMG reference gene:2510095518~PFAM: Cation efflux family~TIGRFAM: cation diffusion facilitator family transporter) codes for the protein MTKTVLADNRGVVNRVLTITLGLNLVVMGLKVIVGLATGSLSLLADALHSVTDSANNVLGIFASRLSSPAPDRDHPYGHQKYEAVGALGIAAFLGIAFFEIVQSAISRIVNPAATGVEVSATELWILLIVLGINIFVAFYERRVGYRVGSPILIADAQHTMSDIWVTISVLGGLIGIWLWDFQWLDVVLAFPVAILVFWSGWSVLRANLPWLVDEMAIAPESIHSLVMQVPGVTNCHSIASRGVVGRQTFIEMHLIVDAADVEVAHRITEDVEARLEEQYGPVRVTIHVEPPAYHSNQISYEAERDSSTTENQG
- a CDS encoding Calcineurin-like phosphoesterase (IMG reference gene:2510095519~PFAM: Calcineurin-like phosphoesterase) → MMQFVVEPAIATIIEKMSERVRWRHQSILQRGIDQTRLVLEDGKADDPTFSFLVIGDSGSGYHRGHNPQRQIAEQMLSHRDGCRFVLHTGDVIYLVGSREYYPKNFIGPYREFLVNGENLRHVSYDRMVFNFPFFLVPGNHDYYDLPLIYGLAVQAMLPFRCLLRNQLDFDIGLYGSEQGNAYAKAFLDYLQCLNQPELEQHLDRHYTAQTSTGRCICYQPGTFTRLPNRYYTFRTGGIDFFALDSNTFNAPIPLPETPEGENFRMELRQQRAKLEKEQREIFIETSRLNPAIPDEAEQLDDFHAKQEQLNEIIRDIDKHLAANETTTTDIAQLEWLQNQLIESWQTAAVRGRVLFFHHPPYVTEATKWHQAQTIAVRSQLRRVLDAVAETVGDLTQGRPIVDLVLNGHAHCLEYLRTGDTGHGDAFTNWIVCGGSGFSLRRQRLEGPDLTELDGNQERLVAKSELFLGRSGHGTQKRRPYSGIRIDVKDGRPPKFVVRPFVSEWFQRKWETYEIEPFVI
- a CDS encoding 4-hydroxythreonine-4-phosphate dehydrogenase (IMG reference gene:2510095514~PFAM: Pyridoxal phosphate biosynthetic protein PdxA~TIGRFAM: 4-hydroxythreonine-4-phosphate dehydrogenase), which gives rise to MNRPHLAITFGDPAGIGCEVILKALVDPAIAQACDITLVGSEYLLEKTYHQLVRETDAPLAHPSQLSVLDVGLDEQTETQIVLGIENSVSGAASFEYLETAIAHTLVGDFQGIVTGPISKAAWKAAGYDYPGQTELLAERSNAQRVGMLFVARSPYTGWMLRTLLATTHIPLCDVPNQLTPALMTQKLELLVECLIQDFGVTTPRIAIAGLNPHSGEQGKLGTEEQRWLIPWIKQMRDRLSHVQLEGPIPPDTMWLKPGQAWFGNLNSETPAAIANLKFPQSNAADAYLALYHDQGLIPIKLMAFDRAVNTSIGLPFIRTSPDHGTAFDIAGKGIANATSMKAAIQLAIELCDRKHKVLMSSMH
- a CDS encoding hypothetical protein (IMG reference gene:2510095516) → MNSDSLVQLLQSSVRVTLGATASLIEVLQDPAKREENLTKLRQEWSKLSEEWEMKGESTEQEARNFVNNLLHQRTSSASSPSSGSTATVTTPLTTSPDVQVELQELTAQIAAIRAELEKMRNPEQ
- a CDS encoding putative sugar kinase (IMG reference gene:2510095510~PFAM: ATP-NAD kinase), yielding MPKAGIIYNDTKPVACRIAHEIKDKLTASSMEVFMATGVGGILGYSSPHSPVCHTPIDRLNPPGFDADMAFTIVLGGDGTVLSACRQLAPHNIPLLAVNTGHMGFLTETYLNHLPQALEVVLSETYDIEERAMLSVQLFRDDWLLWEALCLNEVVIHREPLTSMCHFEVEIGRHAPVDIAADGVIISTPTGSTAYSLSAGGPVITPTVPVMQLVPICPHSLASRALVFADTEPVAVYPAHPTQLVMVVDGNGGCYVLPDDRVIIQRSRYNARFIRLQSPEFFHVLREKLGWGLPHVAKPTSVELP
- a CDS encoding Heat shock protein (IMG reference gene:2510095520~PFAM: Peptidase family M48), coding for MNQIKTVALLALLTGLLVWIGGVMGGQTGMFMGLIMAAVMNLGSWFFSDKIALAAYGAQPVSPAQAPELYKMVENLSQRAGIPTPAVYVIPTPAVNAFATGRSPQHAAVAVTEGILQLMPADELEAVIAHELSHIMNRDTLTQAVAATIGGAISYLAQMAMWFGAFSNDEDRPNPIALLMLTILAPIAATIVQMAISRTREFAADAGSAELTRNPRALANALQRLEMGARQIPMNSNPAFSPLLIIEPLTGQAFANLFATHPSTEARIQRLLELEQQMR
- a CDS encoding hypothetical protein (IMG reference gene:2510095517) encodes the protein MSTPHLTLNLGEGSVSFQFSPEAAKELQASLAQLMESLKATVTKTETSSQKTPKTPMEYQYVGEVFLEIFCNPNIWPSPFAAKALITLRDDRIRLSTEAELSRIVEDVNQYLEQVG
- a CDS encoding putative transcriptional regulator (IMG reference gene:2510095512~PFAM: Bacterial regulatory protein, arsR family) yields the protein MPKVKTVPAEISASQNVDQENALNCTIQHPVDLSHVRQLHKAILSEEKSQRMAEFFSLLGDPNRLRILSALAVNELCVCDLAAAVKMSESAVSHQLRTLRSMRLVGYRRQGRNVFYYLKDSHVLNLYREVAEHLDEPEDL
- a CDS encoding hypothetical protein (IMG reference gene:2510095515); this encodes MLQSMQYSLDLIQDEARQLVQKGLVSRQQPIYILCQFIPAREWASIECELERCDFLLRDRIGDLMGREDWDND
- a CDS encoding PetM family of cytochrome b6f complex subunit 7 (IMG reference gene:2510095513~PFAM: PetM family of cytochrome b6f complex subunit 7); the protein is MGEIFTTAFLAFTLVLVGMALGFLMLKLQGGEE
- a CDS encoding putative nucleoside-diphosphate sugar epimerase (IMG reference gene:2510095511~PFAM: NmrA-like family), with product MKILLVGATGTLGRQIARRALDEGYEVRCLVRSQRKAGFLKEWGAELVSGDLCQPETLPSALEGVAAVIDAATARATDSLSVKQVDWQGNVNLIQATKAAGVERFIFFSLMDAEKYPHVPLMEIKRCVELYLAESGLNYTILRPCGFLQGLIGQYAIPILENQAIWVMGNTSPIAYMDTQDIAKFAVQSLKLPATERKTFPVAGSRAWSADEIIQLCEKFSGREARITRVPVGLLRFARNVTQFFQWTWNISDRLAFAEVVTTGKPLTASMDEVYPVFGLDPKDMTTLEAYLQEYFERIMKKLRELDYEKQKKKKSEKKRYPRF